From a single Couchioplanes caeruleus genomic region:
- the fxsT gene encoding FxSxx-COOH system tetratricopeptide repeat protein encodes MPIRGGLPPRNPRFAGREDLLARMRGLLGNGPVVLLPAADHQLGGTGRTQLAVEYAYRYADTYDLVWWIPAEQTAGMRAALVGLAQELKLPEARDINRTLGAVRDALSRGEPYRNWLVVFENANRPEDIKPYLPSGAGHVLVTSRNPRWTTEVAQAVPVAVFDRTDSVDFLRHRTPELSAEDAERLAAHLRDVPMALDQASALRSATGWSVGEYLSRYDARAAELAFPTPIRVAWGLAADELAEASPAAFELLELSAFLASAPISWELFWAARGLMSGELARTLRIERRLKAAVRLIGRYGLADLDPPGESLIVHPLVRGMLGQQLTSERHAALLRSVRAMLAAADPGDPDNPTHWPRYAEIIPHLIHSDVLGGDTEEVRQLAVGCVRYLYARGDYDSSRDLAAQAVARWRDSLGEADDQTLLASFHLANALRAVGRTADARVLNAQTLRSQREVLGGDDETTLATANSVGADLRMQGHFEQARQLDADNLVRYRRLFGESFPTALRCANNLAVDLRLLGDFRGARALDEQVLRHRQVIFVDGHPETLSSRAGLAFDLFGLGDYAAAAALLASAGHFDALGEDHPMALWAGRFAAMAARRGGRADARELAAANVELFRHKFGDLNVETLGAIVSLANCAREAGDLDQAHHLLERAVVRYHAVLGDEHPFTLAAGADLAGVVRATGRYAEARTIDEEALGGLRRSVGADHPFTLACANGLAADLLAIGEAQQAREIALDTLTRSRTVRGADHPDTLACAFNVALDAGDDQSAEAAVQRLQKAYGEGHPVLARAQAGVRLETEIEPPPL; translated from the coding sequence GTGCCGATCCGGGGTGGCCTGCCGCCGCGTAATCCACGCTTCGCCGGGCGCGAGGATCTGCTCGCCCGGATGCGTGGACTGCTCGGCAACGGACCGGTGGTGCTGTTGCCCGCCGCCGATCACCAGCTGGGTGGCACGGGACGTACCCAGTTGGCCGTGGAATACGCCTACCGGTACGCGGACACGTACGACCTGGTGTGGTGGATCCCCGCCGAGCAGACCGCCGGCATGCGCGCCGCGCTGGTCGGGCTCGCGCAGGAGCTGAAGCTGCCCGAGGCCCGTGACATCAACCGGACGCTGGGCGCCGTGCGCGACGCGCTGAGCCGCGGGGAGCCGTACCGGAACTGGCTGGTCGTCTTCGAGAACGCCAACCGGCCCGAGGACATCAAGCCGTACCTGCCCAGCGGCGCCGGGCACGTGCTCGTCACCTCGCGCAATCCCCGGTGGACCACCGAGGTCGCGCAGGCGGTGCCGGTCGCCGTCTTCGACCGTACGGACAGCGTGGACTTCCTGCGGCACCGCACCCCGGAGCTCTCCGCCGAGGACGCCGAGCGCCTGGCCGCGCACCTCAGGGACGTGCCGATGGCGCTCGACCAGGCGTCCGCGCTGCGCTCGGCGACCGGCTGGAGCGTCGGCGAGTACCTGAGCCGCTACGACGCCCGCGCCGCCGAGCTGGCGTTCCCCACCCCCATCCGGGTCGCGTGGGGGCTGGCCGCCGACGAGCTCGCCGAGGCTTCGCCGGCCGCGTTCGAGCTGCTCGAGCTCAGCGCGTTCCTGGCCAGCGCGCCGATCTCCTGGGAGCTGTTCTGGGCGGCCCGCGGCCTGATGAGCGGCGAGCTGGCCCGGACCCTGCGGATCGAGCGCCGGCTCAAGGCCGCGGTCCGCCTGATCGGCCGGTACGGGCTGGCCGACCTCGACCCGCCCGGCGAGAGCCTGATCGTGCACCCGCTGGTCCGCGGCATGCTGGGCCAGCAGCTCACCTCGGAACGGCACGCGGCCCTGCTGCGCTCGGTGCGGGCCATGCTCGCCGCGGCCGACCCCGGCGATCCCGACAACCCCACGCACTGGCCCCGGTACGCCGAGATCATCCCGCACCTCATCCACTCCGACGTGCTGGGCGGCGACACCGAGGAGGTCCGCCAGCTCGCGGTCGGCTGCGTGCGCTACCTGTACGCCCGCGGCGACTACGACTCCAGCCGCGACCTGGCCGCGCAGGCGGTGGCCCGGTGGCGGGACAGCCTCGGCGAGGCCGACGACCAGACGCTGCTCGCCTCGTTCCACCTGGCGAACGCGCTGCGCGCGGTGGGGCGTACGGCCGACGCCCGCGTGCTCAACGCCCAGACCCTGCGCTCGCAGCGCGAGGTCCTCGGCGGCGACGACGAGACCACCCTCGCGACGGCCAACAGCGTCGGCGCCGACCTGCGCATGCAGGGCCACTTCGAGCAGGCCCGGCAGCTGGACGCCGACAACCTGGTCCGCTACCGCCGGCTGTTCGGCGAGAGCTTCCCGACCGCGCTGCGCTGCGCCAACAACCTGGCCGTCGACCTGCGGCTGCTGGGGGACTTCCGGGGGGCCCGGGCGCTGGACGAGCAGGTGTTGCGGCACCGGCAGGTGATCTTCGTCGACGGGCACCCGGAGACGCTGTCGTCGCGGGCCGGCCTGGCGTTCGACCTGTTCGGGCTCGGCGACTACGCGGCGGCGGCCGCCCTGCTCGCCTCCGCCGGGCACTTCGACGCGCTCGGCGAGGACCACCCGATGGCGCTGTGGGCCGGGCGGTTCGCCGCGATGGCGGCCCGCCGCGGCGGGCGGGCGGACGCGCGGGAGCTGGCGGCCGCCAACGTCGAGCTCTTCCGGCACAAGTTCGGCGACCTCAACGTGGAGACGCTGGGCGCGATCGTCTCGCTGGCCAACTGCGCCCGCGAGGCCGGCGACCTCGACCAGGCGCACCACCTGCTCGAACGGGCCGTGGTGCGCTACCACGCCGTCCTCGGCGACGAGCACCCGTTCACCCTGGCCGCGGGCGCCGACCTGGCCGGCGTGGTCCGCGCGACCGGCCGGTACGCCGAGGCCCGCACGATCGACGAGGAGGCGCTCGGCGGCCTGCGGCGCAGCGTGGGCGCCGATCACCCGTTCACGCTCGCGTGCGCCAACGGTCTCGCGGCCGACCTGCTCGCCATCGGGGAGGCGCAGCAGGCGCGGGAGATCGCCCTGGACACGCTCACCCGGTCCCGTACGGTGCGCGGCGCCGACCACCCGGACACCCTGGCGTGCGCGTTCAACGTGGCCCTGGACGCGGGCGACGACCAGTCGGCCGAGGCGGCGGTGCAGCGCCTGCAGAAGGCGTACGGCGAGGGCCACCCGGTGCTGGCCCGGGCGCAGGCGGGCGTCCGCCTGGAGACGGAGATCGAACCGCCGCCACTCTGA
- a CDS encoding beta-ketoacyl-ACP synthase III — MAGSRIVSLGHYQPARVLTNDELAQMVDTNDEWIRSRVGIETRHIAAPDESLDEMAAHAARKALAESGVAAAEIDYVIVATCTAFDRSPNIAARVARRLDLPAPAALDLNVACAGFTHALATADQALKTGAATKAIVIGVERLSDFTDWTDRTTCVLIGDGAGAAVLVADEEEHVGPVVWGSVPQMSHAVRIEGRDATFQQEGQSVFRWATHSLPAIARQVCEKAGVRPEDLAAIVPHQANLRIIEPLARRIGATDAVIARDVIESGNTSAASIPLALSKLVQRREIPSGAPVLLFGFGGGLAYAGQVVRCP; from the coding sequence ATGGCCGGATCACGGATCGTCTCGCTGGGCCATTACCAACCGGCACGGGTGCTGACCAACGACGAGCTCGCTCAGATGGTCGACACCAACGACGAGTGGATCCGCAGCCGCGTCGGCATCGAGACCCGGCACATCGCCGCCCCCGACGAGAGCCTCGACGAGATGGCGGCGCACGCGGCCCGCAAGGCGCTCGCGGAGAGCGGCGTCGCGGCCGCCGAGATCGACTACGTGATCGTGGCCACCTGCACGGCCTTCGACCGCTCGCCGAACATCGCCGCCCGGGTGGCGCGCCGGCTCGACCTGCCGGCCCCGGCCGCGCTCGACCTCAACGTCGCCTGCGCCGGCTTCACCCACGCCCTCGCCACCGCCGACCAGGCGCTCAAGACCGGCGCCGCCACCAAGGCGATCGTCATCGGCGTGGAGCGGCTCTCCGACTTCACCGACTGGACCGACCGCACGACGTGCGTGCTCATCGGTGACGGCGCCGGCGCCGCCGTCCTGGTCGCCGACGAGGAGGAGCACGTCGGCCCCGTCGTGTGGGGCTCGGTGCCGCAGATGTCGCACGCCGTCCGCATCGAGGGCCGCGACGCCACCTTCCAGCAGGAGGGGCAGAGCGTCTTCCGCTGGGCCACCCACTCGCTGCCCGCCATCGCGCGCCAGGTGTGCGAGAAGGCCGGTGTCCGGCCCGAGGACCTCGCCGCGATCGTGCCGCACCAGGCCAACCTGCGGATCATCGAGCCCCTGGCCCGGCGCATCGGTGCCACCGACGCGGTCATCGCCCGCGACGTGATCGAGTCCGGCAACACGTCGGCGGCCAGCATCCCGCTCGCCCTGTCCAAGCTGGTCCAGCGCCGGGAGATCCCGTCCGGGGCGCCGGTGCTGCTGTTCGGCTTCGGCGGCGGGCTGGCGTACGCGGGGCAGGTCGTGCGCTGCCCCTGA
- a CDS encoding STAS domain-containing protein: MTDEPVTSLDRDADVATVALHGEVDVLNVDQVRVALVEAIETRPRELVVDLSKLSFIDSTGLGAIIFGFQRARDEGIGFALARPTRGVHQILVLSGVLEVVELHQ; this comes from the coding sequence GTGACCGACGAACCCGTCACGAGTCTCGACCGCGACGCCGACGTAGCGACCGTCGCCCTGCACGGCGAGGTCGACGTGCTCAACGTGGACCAGGTGCGGGTGGCGCTGGTGGAGGCGATCGAGACCCGGCCCCGGGAGCTCGTGGTGGACCTGTCGAAGCTGTCCTTCATCGACTCCACCGGGCTGGGCGCGATCATCTTCGGCTTCCAGCGGGCCCGCGACGAGGGCATCGGCTTCGCCCTGGCCCGGCCGACCCGGGGCGTGCACCAGATCCTGGTGCTCAGCGGCGTGCTCGAGGTGGTCGAACTGCACCAGTGA
- a CDS encoding snapalysin family zinc-dependent metalloprotease yields MLLKRLSAALLAVLAMAGLQVAAAGPAAAAPRVLYYDASQAQEFVAAVDQGAQIWNSRVTNVRLERVPSGRTPNIRVYADNGWPRTYTTSLGNGRWYMGREAVDDGYYVPRIAAHEFGHILGLPDRRTGLCADLMSGSSAPVSCTNAYPNATEAATVNSNFRTSAAVPAREYAWVG; encoded by the coding sequence ATGCTCCTCAAGAGGTTGTCCGCCGCGTTGCTCGCGGTGCTGGCCATGGCCGGTCTGCAGGTCGCCGCCGCCGGTCCCGCGGCCGCCGCGCCGCGGGTGCTGTACTACGACGCGAGTCAGGCCCAGGAATTCGTCGCGGCGGTCGACCAGGGCGCCCAGATCTGGAACAGCCGGGTCACCAACGTGCGCCTCGAACGGGTGCCGTCGGGCCGCACCCCCAACATCCGGGTGTACGCGGACAACGGCTGGCCGCGTACGTACACGACGTCGCTGGGCAACGGCCGGTGGTACATGGGCCGGGAAGCGGTGGACGACGGCTATTACGTCCCGCGCATCGCGGCCCACGAGTTCGGCCACATCCTCGGGCTGCCGGACCGGCGTACGGGCCTGTGCGCCGACCTGATGTCGGGCAGCAGCGCGCCGGTGTCGTGCACCAACGCGTACCCCAACGCGACCGAGGCGGCCACGGTGAACAGCAACTTCCGCACCTCGGCGGCCGTGCCCGCGCGCGAGTACGCCTGGGTCGGCTGA